TCGTGAAGGTTTATTTAGTGTAGGTTTTGTTACTGGTTTAGTTGGACCATCTTTGCAGCCTGAGTTGGATGAGACACTTTTAAGTGTTTTCATCCCTACGGCCCCGAACCCAACGACAGGTTGGTATACACTTGTTCCAGAATCTTCTGTTAAAGATTTAAATATTTCAGTAGAAGATGCATTTAGAACAATTATTTCAGCTGGCATTGTGAATCCTGATGAAAGGAATACTTCTAGTAATGCTACTTTTTCTAGTTTATTTCAACAATTTAGAGCTAGGTCTTCTCAATCTTCATTGACTAATAAAAATTAATTATTTTAATCTTTAATGATGAAATCCAGATCTTTAGCAAGAGAAGTTTCTCTTTTGTTTTTAGGACAAATTTCAGAAGATCATCTTAAAAACTATAATACAATATCATTAGATGATATTTTGAATATGGCTCTAGATACACTGATGACTCATTGGCGAGAACAGTTAGATTATTGTGCTATTCAAATAGAGTTAGGGCAACAAGAGCTTCTTAATAGTGAAATATATGAATCTGATAATTTAAAAAAAGCTCGTGTTCATTTAACGAAATGTTTGGAACAATCAGAGAATATCATAAATATTTTGTCAGATACTTTTGAGCTTTCAAGATTACTAACCCTCAGTGATCAGGATAATATTCGTAAAGAAGCGATTAATAGAGTTGATTTGGTTATTAAAAATTTTACTGATATCAACTCTTCGCTTGATAGTGTTATGGATGGCTGGAGATTAAAACGCTTGCCTCGTATTGATCAAGATATTTTACGCTTGGCTTATGTGGATTTGTATAATTTGAAAACACCTATACCAGTTACTTGTAACGAA
This DNA window, taken from Prochlorococcus sp. MIT 0603, encodes the following:
- the nusB gene encoding transcription antitermination factor NusB, producing the protein MKSRSLAREVSLLFLGQISEDHLKNYNTISLDDILNMALDTLMTHWREQLDYCAIQIELGQQELLNSEIYESDNLKKARVHLTKCLEQSENIINILSDTFELSRLLTLSDQDNIRKEAINRVDLVIKNFTDINSSLDSVMDGWRLKRLPRIDQDILRLAYVDLYNLKTPIPVTCNEAVNLANRYSDDQGRKMINGVLRRLQNRFS